The genomic region CATCTCGGCCAGCGTCGGCACGCACGCTTGGGCGCAAATCACCAGCCCCGGCGCCGCCAAGTGGTATCGCGCGGCCGGGCCGGCTTATCAGAAACTCGACTTGCGCGTGGCTGCCGGTGCTACGTTGGAATGGCTGCCGCAAGAGACGATTATCTTCAGCGCCGCTCAGGCTGAACTCAGCACGAGCATTGATCTTGAGGGCGATGCCCGGCTGTTCTACTGGGACGTGGTGGCGCTGGGTCGCCCGGCCAGTGGCGAACGCTTCGACCTCGGACACTTCCAGGCCCACCTGGACCTGCGCCGCGACGGCCAATTGCTGTGGCACGAACGCCAGCGCATTGTCGGGGCTGACGGTTTGCTCGATTCGCCGATCGGGCTGGATGGGCAACCGGTGTTTGCGACGTTGCTGGTGACCGGGGAGATTGATAGCGAACTGTTGGAAAAGTGCCGCTCGCTGCCCAATGAGGTGCGCGGTGATCTGACGCAATTGCCGGGGCTGTTGGTCGCCCGGTGCCTGGCCAGCGAGGCGTTGTTGGCACGGGGTTGGCTAATTGATTTGTGGCGATTGCTCCGGCCTGCGTTGCTCGGCCGCGAAGCCGTCCCGCCAAGAATATGGAGCACCTGATGTGTGCTTTTTGTGGGAGCGGTGGTGCGACGATTCGACTTGCCCGCGATAGCGGTCCTACAGTCAACATCTCTGCAAGATGTCATGGCCTCATCGCGGGCAAGCCCGCTCCCACAGGTTTTGTATTTACAGATCCGAATACCTTTTTATCTGCCCTGATGGATTTCTACGATGGACCTGACCCCACGCGAAAAAGACAAGCTGTTGATCTTCACCGCCGGCCTCGTGGCCGAACGGCGTTTGGCTCGCGGCGTGAAACTCAATTACCCGGAGGCCATGGCCTACATTTCCGCGGCGCTGCTCGAAGGCGCGCGTGACGGCCAGACCGTGGCCGAACTGATGCACTACGGCACCACCCTGCTCAGCCGCGAACAAGTGATGGAAGGCATCCCGGAAATGATCCCGGAGATCCAGGTCGAGGCGACGTTTCCCGACGGCACCAAACTGGTCACCGTCCACCAACCGATCGCCTGAGGCCGCGCCATGACTTACCACATACGTGATGCGCTGCACGCCGATCTGCCGGCGATCCGCGACATCTACAACGACGCCGTGGTCAACACCACGGCGATCTGGAACGAACAGGCCGTGGACCTGGGCAACCGCCAGGCCTGGTTCAGCGCCCGGCAAGCCCAGGGTTATCCGGTGCTGGTGATCGTCGACGGCGACAACAGCGTACTCGGCTACGCTTCATTCGGTGACTGGCGGCCGTTCGACGGGTTCCGCCACACGGTCGAGCACTCGGTGTACGTGCGCAACGACCAGCGCGGCAATGGCCTCGGGCCGCGACTGATGGAAGTGCTGATCGAACGCGCCAAAGGCTGCAACAAACACGTGATGGTCGCCGCCATCGAAAGCGGTAACGGCGCGTCGATCCGGCTACATGATCGGGCCGGTTTTGTCGTCACCGGCCAAATGCCGCAGGTGGGTACCAAGTTCGGCCGCTGGCTGGACCTGACCTTCATGCAACTGATCCTCGACCCGGGCGCAATGCCACCTGGTCCCCACAAGGAGTGATACGCCATGAACGCCGCCCAACTGCGACGCGTCAATGTTGAAAGCTTTGCGCACTATCGTCAGGGATTGATTGATCTGCTGCTCGACGCCGTCGGCTATGGCGCCAGCGTCGGGTTCATGGCGGATCTGGACGCAGCGCAGGCCCGCGCCCATTTCGATGAAGTCCAGGACAACCTGAACAAAGGCAACGTGCTGCTGTGGGTGGTGGTCAAGGACGAACAGGTGCAGGCCAGCGTGCAACTGAACCTGTGCCAGAAAGCCAATGGGCTGAACCGCGCCGAAGTGCAGAAACTGTTGGTGCGTGAACATGCCCGTCGTCGCGGCCTGGGCCAACAGATGATGCATGCCGTTGAGCTCGCCGCCCGCCAGCACAAGCGCGGCATGCTCTACCTCGACACCGAGGCCGGCTCCCCCGCCGAAGACTTCTACAAGGCCCTGGGTTACACCCGTGCCGGTGAAATCCCCGACTACGCCTGCGACCCGAGCGGCCACTACAAACCGACCGCCCTCTACTACAAGATTCTCCAAGGAGCCCATTGATGATTCCCGGTGAATACCAGATCCAGCCCGGCGACATCGAACTCAACGTTGGCCGCCGCACGCTCAGCCTGAAGGTGGCCAACAGCGGCGATCGGCCGATCCAGGTCGGCTCGCATTATCACTTCTTCGAAACCAATGACGCCCTGACCTTCGACCGCGCCGCCAGTCGCGGCATGCGCCTGAACATCCCCGCCGGCACCGCGGTGCGCTTCGAACCGGGGCAGAGCCGCGAGGTCGAGCTGGTCGACCTGGCCGGGCATCGCCGGGTGTTCGGGTTTGCCGGCAGGATCATGGGTGAGCTCGACTGACACCGTCCCTGTGGCGAGGGGGCTCGCCCCCGTTCGGCCGCGCAGCGGTCGTAAAACCTGCCACCCCGGTTCATCAGACAAAACCTCATCAATTAGATTGCGAGCGCTTCGCACTCGAACGGGGGCAAGCCCCCTCGCCACAATAAATTTGTGCAAGGAATTCCAATGAAGATTTCCCGTCAGGCCTACGCCGACATGTTCGGTCCCACCGTCGGCGACAAGGTCCGTCTGGCCGATACCGAGCTGTGGATCGAAGTGGAAAAAGACTTCACGACCTACGGCGAAGAAGTGAAATTCGGCGGCGGTAAAGTCATCCGCGACGGCCAGGGCCAAAGCCAGTTACTGGCGGCCGAAGTTGTCGACACGTTGATCACCAACGCGCTGATCGTCGACCACTGGGGCATCGTCAAAGCCGACGTCGGCCTCAAGGACGGCCGCATCGCCGCCATCGGCAAGGCCGGCAACCCGGACATCCAGCCCAACGTCACCATCGCGGTCGGCGCCAGCACCGAAGTGATCGCCGGTGAAGGCATGATCCTCACTGCCGGCGGCATCGACACGCACATCCACTTCATCTGCCCGCAGCAGATCGAAGAAGCGCTGATGAGCGGCGTGACGACCATGATCGGCGGCGGCACGGGACCTGCCACCGGCACCAACGCC from Pseudomonas sp. GGS8 harbors:
- a CDS encoding urease accessory protein UreD; this translates as MNLPAPITLFTPSWHAELELGYARFGDSTRPVQRRHKGPLRVQKHLYAEGPEVCQHIIVHPPGGIAGGDRLDISASVGTHAWAQITSPGAAKWYRAAGPAYQKLDLRVAAGATLEWLPQETIIFSAAQAELSTSIDLEGDARLFYWDVVALGRPASGERFDLGHFQAHLDLRRDGQLLWHERQRIVGADGLLDSPIGLDGQPVFATLLVTGEIDSELLEKCRSLPNEVRGDLTQLPGLLVARCLASEALLARGWLIDLWRLLRPALLGREAVPPRIWST
- a CDS encoding GNAT family N-acetyltransferase, translating into MNAAQLRRVNVESFAHYRQGLIDLLLDAVGYGASVGFMADLDAAQARAHFDEVQDNLNKGNVLLWVVVKDEQVQASVQLNLCQKANGLNRAEVQKLLVREHARRRGLGQQMMHAVELAARQHKRGMLYLDTEAGSPAEDFYKALGYTRAGEIPDYACDPSGHYKPTALYYKILQGAH
- the ureA gene encoding urease subunit gamma; protein product: MDLTPREKDKLLIFTAGLVAERRLARGVKLNYPEAMAYISAALLEGARDGQTVAELMHYGTTLLSREQVMEGIPEMIPEIQVEATFPDGTKLVTVHQPIA
- a CDS encoding urease subunit beta → MIPGEYQIQPGDIELNVGRRTLSLKVANSGDRPIQVGSHYHFFETNDALTFDRAASRGMRLNIPAGTAVRFEPGQSREVELVDLAGHRRVFGFAGRIMGELD
- a CDS encoding GNAT family N-acetyltransferase, with amino-acid sequence MTYHIRDALHADLPAIRDIYNDAVVNTTAIWNEQAVDLGNRQAWFSARQAQGYPVLVIVDGDNSVLGYASFGDWRPFDGFRHTVEHSVYVRNDQRGNGLGPRLMEVLIERAKGCNKHVMVAAIESGNGASIRLHDRAGFVVTGQMPQVGTKFGRWLDLTFMQLILDPGAMPPGPHKE